Proteins from one Oscillatoria nigro-viridis PCC 7112 genomic window:
- a CDS encoding IS630 family transposase, giving the protein MPAKNFLSSETKENLQQVLKEHEHPDIRQRALIFLLLNNGNTQAQTAELIGCSLRKVAYWSIHGDPENLDSFKDDRMKGNYRKATEEYIDLLLETIEVEPEKYGYEFGRWTTARLAIYLGKKTGIELSSTQVRRILKSKKYVYLWAKYSLEDKQDTVERGLFKDKLAEYLKIEKESPNLLQVWFWDESGFSLRVIRRKNWCKKGTRSKKRGERRKGRINVMGGVRYSDKKRWVDFIPSGNSANFYAVLKNFYEDLKAEWILQGNLAEDFKDKGCKFVIILDNASFHKKAETLQKIASEMPNLIIEFLPKYSPDYNLVELVWHSAKEYVANRLFESIEKLESLLHKLLNEGGLIMKWNRKIKNKGNLVNAV; this is encoded by the coding sequence ATGCCTGCTAAAAACTTTCTAAGTTCCGAAACAAAGGAAAATCTTCAACAAGTATTAAAAGAGCATGAGCATCCAGATATTCGGCAAAGAGCCTTAATTTTTTTGTTACTAAATAACGGAAATACACAAGCTCAAACTGCTGAACTAATTGGATGTTCTCTAAGAAAAGTTGCTTATTGGAGTATTCATGGTGATCCTGAGAATTTAGACAGTTTTAAAGATGATAGGATGAAGGGTAACTACCGAAAAGCCACAGAAGAATACATTGATTTACTTCTAGAGACAATTGAAGTAGAACCTGAGAAATATGGCTATGAATTCGGGAGATGGACAACAGCTAGACTTGCCATATATTTAGGAAAAAAGACAGGAATTGAACTGAGTAGCACTCAAGTAAGGAGGATTTTAAAGTCAAAAAAGTATGTTTACCTTTGGGCAAAATATAGCTTAGAGGATAAACAAGATACCGTAGAGAGGGGTTTATTTAAAGATAAATTAGCTGAATATCTAAAAATAGAAAAAGAATCTCCTAACCTTTTACAGGTATGGTTTTGGGACGAGAGTGGATTTAGTTTAAGAGTAATCAGAAGGAAGAACTGGTGTAAAAAAGGGACTCGAAGTAAAAAAAGAGGAGAGCGACGAAAAGGTCGTATTAATGTCATGGGTGGAGTGAGATATTCAGATAAAAAAAGATGGGTAGATTTTATTCCATCTGGGAATTCTGCTAATTTTTATGCAGTGCTAAAAAATTTTTATGAAGATTTAAAAGCCGAGTGGATATTGCAAGGAAATTTAGCCGAAGACTTTAAAGATAAGGGCTGTAAGTTTGTGATAATTTTGGACAACGCTAGTTTTCATAAAAAAGCCGAGACTTTGCAGAAAATAGCGTCAGAAATGCCGAATCTAATCATAGAGTTTTTGCCCAAATATAGCCCTGACTATAACCTAGTTGAATTAGTATGGCATTCTGCCAAGGAATATGTTGCTAATAGATTATTTGAATCCATTGAAAAACTAGAATCACTGTTACATAAACTTTTAAACGAAGGAGGACTAATTATGAAATGGAACCGAAAAATAAAAAATAAAGGTAACTTGGTTAATGCTGTTTAG
- a CDS encoding ATP-binding protein has protein sequence MFAVRETSSELSVLHIPEFCTWNISLESTLLDLPLSNCQIELTQQAKEVAQAFEENSMLPGVILTNGGNFVGIISRRLFFEKVNCRYGVEMFFKRPIEVLYKFAKPEELVLPASKLIVEAAQECLYRSAELIYEPVVVEIAPQTYKLLDVHQLMVAQSRIHELTNKLLHKQTQAKLIQTEKMASLGRIVAEVAHEIRNPLNCIWGNLTFLLSYFEHLLQLMSIYEEEYSAPCPRIDAFKKEIEFDFLQEDLPITLEGMELGASQLLKIVNGLHHFSHMDETKPVETDIHECVEMTLLILKNRFKNSIEVVKNYGELPLVSGYSGQLSQVFLNLLVNALDALTEYAADREIQAQCGDNWQPQIEITTKVIETEHGKRAAICIADNGPGIPPENHQQIFDTFFTTKPAGKGTGMGLAICNQIVTEKHGGQLRMRSQPGKNTEFEILLPIVGTT, from the coding sequence ATGTTTGCTGTGCGTGAGACTAGCTCGGAGTTATCAGTGTTGCATATACCTGAATTTTGTACTTGGAACATCTCCTTAGAATCAACTCTCCTAGACCTGCCACTCTCCAACTGCCAAATTGAATTAACTCAACAGGCAAAAGAAGTAGCCCAGGCTTTTGAAGAAAATTCCATGCTTCCCGGCGTCATTTTGACAAATGGGGGTAATTTTGTCGGCATCATATCCAGGCGTCTATTTTTTGAAAAAGTTAACTGCCGCTACGGAGTAGAAATGTTTTTCAAGCGACCAATAGAGGTGCTGTACAAGTTTGCCAAGCCAGAAGAACTCGTACTTCCCGCCAGTAAATTAATAGTAGAAGCCGCCCAGGAATGTCTTTACAGATCGGCAGAATTAATTTACGAACCAGTAGTAGTAGAAATAGCCCCCCAGACCTACAAGCTGTTAGACGTACACCAATTAATGGTCGCTCAATCAAGAATTCACGAATTAACAAATAAATTACTCCACAAACAAACCCAAGCCAAACTCATCCAAACAGAAAAAATGGCTAGTTTGGGGAGGATTGTAGCAGAAGTAGCCCACGAAATCAGAAATCCGCTGAACTGCATTTGGGGAAATTTAACTTTTCTGCTGTCCTATTTTGAACACTTGCTTCAGCTCATGTCGATTTATGAAGAAGAATATTCCGCACCGTGTCCCCGAATTGATGCCTTTAAAAAAGAAATTGAATTTGATTTTTTACAAGAAGATTTGCCGATCACCTTAGAAGGGATGGAGTTGGGAGCCTCGCAATTGCTAAAAATAGTTAACGGGCTGCACCACTTCTCTCACATGGACGAGACAAAACCAGTGGAGACAGATATTCACGAATGCGTAGAGATGACGCTGTTAATTTTGAAAAACCGCTTTAAAAACAGCATAGAAGTAGTTAAAAATTACGGCGAACTGCCGCTAGTTAGCGGCTACTCCGGTCAGTTGAGTCAGGTGTTTTTGAATTTGTTAGTTAATGCTCTAGACGCCCTGACAGAGTATGCAGCCGATCGAGAAATACAGGCCCAGTGCGGGGACAACTGGCAGCCCCAAATCGAAATTACCACTAAAGTTATAGAAACCGAACACGGCAAGCGGGCCGCAATTTGCATTGCCGATAACGGGCCCGGCATTCCCCCAGAAAATCACCAGCAGATATTTGACACCTTTTTTACCACTAAACCAGCAGGCAAAGGCACCGGTATGGGGCTGGCTATCTGCAATCAAATCGTCACAGAAAAGCACGGCGGCCAATTGAGAATGCGATCCCAACCAGGTAAGAATACTGAATTTGAAATTCTCCTGCCTATAGTTGGCACAACATGA
- a CDS encoding sensor histidine kinase yields the protein MANKFSSKLIGPSLSEGSHQDLSLESTLWDLPLYDFQVKSSCLAVAVAEMFEQHPLVPGVVLMEAGEFAGMISRRQLLEYLLKPQGPELFLHLPLKVLYSYARVEILLVAESTTILAAAPQALRRSPELQSEPIVVQIDSQSYRLLDPHALNIAYWQIRGIETQVRYERAQTQMIQSEKMASLGRLVNGVAHEILDPVGFIWGNLTYVSDYSKNLMELLSVYDAYCTNPPPEIARLKEEIDYDFLQNDFLRTVASIKSGAERLSKLATSLQNFCHIDDIYPKPTDLHANIDSILLLLKSRLTREIQVVKNYGYLPPVPCYAGQLNQVFMNILTNAIHTLINEAVGQELAKEFKGGGLRDADRQPKIEITTQVCCPEPAPDLDKLHVRWVSICISDNGPGMSPSKYKKIIESFSTEKRALKETSLAVSYQIVTGKHGGAFRMRSELGIGTEFEILLPL from the coding sequence GTGGCAAATAAATTCAGTTCCAAACTCATTGGCCCTTCACTCTCCGAAGGCAGCCATCAAGACCTTTCGCTAGAGTCTACCCTCTGGGATTTGCCCCTGTATGACTTTCAGGTTAAATCGAGCTGCTTGGCCGTGGCAGTTGCCGAAATGTTTGAACAGCATCCCCTAGTGCCGGGAGTCGTCTTGATGGAAGCAGGAGAGTTTGCGGGCATGATATCCCGCAGGCAACTGCTGGAATATTTGCTCAAACCCCAAGGCCCCGAGCTATTTTTGCACCTGCCGCTAAAAGTTCTCTACAGTTACGCTCGCGTCGAAATATTATTGGTTGCAGAGAGTACAACCATTTTGGCAGCAGCCCCACAAGCTCTGCGTCGATCGCCCGAATTGCAGTCAGAACCAATCGTCGTCCAAATAGACTCCCAATCTTACCGCCTCTTAGACCCTCACGCGCTAAACATCGCCTACTGGCAAATTCGCGGCATCGAAACTCAAGTCCGCTACGAAAGAGCCCAAACTCAAATGATTCAAAGCGAAAAAATGGCTAGTTTAGGGCGTTTAGTCAACGGAGTCGCCCACGAAATTTTAGATCCGGTAGGCTTTATCTGGGGGAATTTAACCTACGTCAGCGACTACAGCAAAAACTTGATGGAATTGCTCTCAGTTTACGACGCATACTGTACCAACCCCCCGCCGGAAATAGCACGGCTCAAAGAAGAGATCGACTATGACTTTTTGCAAAACGATTTCCTCCGAACTGTTGCCAGCATCAAATCAGGAGCAGAACGTTTGAGCAAGTTGGCAACCAGCTTGCAAAACTTCTGCCACATCGACGATATTTATCCCAAACCCACCGACTTGCACGCCAACATAGACAGCATACTTTTGCTGCTCAAAAGTCGTTTGACCAGGGAAATCCAAGTAGTGAAAAACTACGGCTACCTGCCACCAGTCCCATGCTATGCAGGACAGCTAAACCAAGTATTTATGAATATATTGACCAATGCTATTCATACATTAATTAACGAAGCAGTCGGTCAAGAATTGGCGAAAGAGTTCAAAGGTGGAGGACTCAGAGACGCCGATCGCCAGCCTAAAATTGAAATCACAACTCAAGTCTGCTGCCCCGAACCTGCGCCGGATTTAGACAAACTTCATGTTCGCTGGGTTTCGATTTGCATATCAGATAACGGGCCAGGAATGTCACCTAGCAAGTACAAAAAAATCATAGAATCATTCTCTACTGAAAAACGCGCCCTCAAAGAAACCAGTTTAGCAGTTAGCTATCAAATTGTGACGGGCAAACACGGCGGTGCGTTCAGAATGCGATCGGAGTTGGGAATTGGCACCGAGTTTGAAATTTTGTTGCCCTTATGA
- a CDS encoding DUF1823 family protein — protein MSELPPLNNETIWAILNEEIDDAAVNRLVWQYLGYRCDAETGKWNSAGVAPEWRQEYPEPPDFIDSRPATVKLTRSTPPENKQLLKEKLGFKGYKIGEFGPRQTRRATMANWLMGFIESGA, from the coding sequence ATGTCTGAATTACCACCGCTGAATAACGAAACTATTTGGGCTATCCTCAACGAAGAAATCGACGATGCTGCCGTCAACCGATTAGTGTGGCAGTATCTGGGCTACCGCTGCGATGCCGAGACTGGCAAGTGGAACAGTGCAGGTGTTGCACCCGAGTGGCGTCAAGAATACCCGGAACCGCCGGATTTTATCGATTCTAGGCCGGCGACGGTGAAATTGACTCGATCGACTCCTCCAGAAAACAAGCAGTTGCTGAAGGAAAAATTGGGCTTTAAAGGCTACAAAATTGGGGAATTCGGGCCCCGACAGACTCGCAGGGCGACGATGGCTAATTGGTTGATGGGTTTTATCGAATCTGGGGCGTAA
- a CDS encoding pentapeptide repeat-containing protein, with amino-acid sequence MSIELTKGERFNLSKETPNFSKIAIALGWQVSQTAQNCDIDASVFMLAADGRIPDEKYFVFYNNLTSPDGAVRHSGDSATGQIDGDDETVYVDLSKINSAIQEIVFVVTIHEGQQKNQSFSQVTNAFIRLYNSENLSELVRYNLNQIFSQETALEFGRLYKKNGEWRFQAVGQGYNAGLQSFVDKYYVENAALKSSNAGEKVDDAEVVRRFSDRVDRLLREEAIAQTPIPVSSEAVEQPAATPVNADTVQSQEEEKIDNSALENLEPPITAEEFWQRYNQGERDFTGVNLAGVNLSGKSLIQVNLSSANLRGAELYQSNLSGANLTEANLCDANLNKANLSSAQLGKTQFINANLSEVNLLYASLSEANLSGVNLSDVNLSPGTNFSMANLSKANLTGLNLRQTQWMNADLSNANLSNTNLFEANLEGANLEGAKLEQALCNVQTIFSTGFDPVKAGAYLIVADASLSNVNLAGVDLNCFNLSEANLSGANLTKANLEAAKLLQANLSAANLSQANLNGADLTTANLSEANLSKANLRGAKLAVANLSGANLKQANLEYANLVAADLSQTDLKDTKLANANLSGANLTGVNLVGVQLYSVKLSGANLTEANLCGSSLVQVDLSGATLSSADLRGTDLNCTNLEKANLKGANLSGVVNLEKAKLAGAIMPDGTIHE; translated from the coding sequence ATGAGTATCGAATTAACTAAGGGTGAAAGGTTCAATCTTTCTAAAGAAACTCCTAATTTCAGTAAAATTGCGATCGCCCTGGGTTGGCAAGTCAGCCAGACAGCACAAAACTGCGACATTGACGCATCTGTTTTTATGTTAGCGGCAGACGGTCGCATTCCTGATGAAAAGTATTTTGTATTTTACAACAATCTGACCTCGCCGGACGGTGCGGTGCGGCATTCGGGAGACAGCGCGACTGGGCAAATAGACGGAGATGATGAGACGGTTTATGTGGATTTGAGTAAAATCAATTCGGCGATTCAGGAAATTGTGTTTGTGGTGACTATTCACGAGGGACAGCAAAAGAATCAAAGTTTTAGTCAAGTTACAAATGCTTTTATCCGGCTTTACAATTCAGAGAATCTTAGCGAATTGGTTCGGTACAATTTAAATCAGATATTTTCCCAAGAAACGGCTTTAGAATTTGGACGTTTGTATAAGAAGAATGGCGAATGGAGGTTTCAAGCGGTAGGACAGGGATATAATGCTGGGTTGCAAAGTTTTGTAGACAAGTATTATGTTGAGAATGCGGCCCTGAAAAGCTCGAATGCTGGTGAAAAGGTTGATGATGCTGAGGTTGTGAGGCGGTTTAGCGATCGGGTCGATCGGTTATTGCGCGAAGAGGCGATCGCTCAGACACCGATTCCAGTATCTAGCGAAGCAGTAGAACAGCCGGCTGCTACTCCTGTAAATGCAGATACTGTGCAATCTCAGGAAGAGGAAAAAATAGATAATTCTGCACTAGAAAATCTGGAACCACCTATTACTGCTGAGGAATTTTGGCAAAGGTATAATCAGGGAGAACGAGATTTTACGGGAGTTAATCTAGCTGGAGTAAATCTGAGCGGGAAATCCCTGATTCAAGTCAACCTGAGTAGCGCTAATCTCAGGGGTGCAGAACTCTATCAATCAAACTTATCTGGTGCTAACCTGACTGAGGCAAATTTATGTGATGCCAACCTTAACAAAGCGAATCTCAGCTCAGCACAATTAGGCAAAACACAATTCATAAATGCAAATTTAAGTGAAGTAAATTTGCTTTATGCAAGCCTAAGTGAAGCTAATTTGAGTGGAGTAAATCTCAGCGATGTTAATTTGTCACCGGGTACGAATTTCAGTATGGCTAACCTCAGTAAAGCAAACTTGACTGGCTTAAATTTGAGGCAAACACAATGGATGAATGCTGATTTGAGTAATGCAAACCTAAGTAATACTAACCTATTCGAGGCAAACCTTGAAGGGGCAAACCTTGAGGGAGCAAAACTTGAACAAGCGCTGTGCAACGTACAGACTATTTTCTCCACAGGGTTTGACCCTGTTAAAGCAGGTGCTTACTTAATCGTTGCTGATGCTTCACTTTCCAACGTAAACCTAGCTGGTGTTGACTTAAATTGTTTCAACCTGAGTGAAGCTAACTTGAGCGGTGCAAACTTAACCAAAGCCAATTTGGAGGCCGCAAAACTGCTTCAGGCGAATCTGAGTGCAGCAAATTTGAGTCAAGCAAATCTGAATGGTGCTGATCTAACTACAGCAAACCTAAGTGAAGCTAACTTGAGTAAAGCAAACCTTCGAGGTGCAAAACTAGCTGTGGCAAACTTGAGTGGAGCAAATCTGAAACAGGCAAATTTAGAGTACGCTAACCTAGTTGCGGCCGACCTGAGCCAAACCGATTTGAAAGATACAAAATTAGCCAATGCAAACTTAAGCGGTGCTAACCTGACAGGCGTAAATCTGGTGGGAGTACAGCTTTACTCAGTAAAATTGAGTGGGGCTAATTTGACTGAGGCTAATCTCTGCGGCTCAAGTCTAGTGCAGGTGGATTTGAGTGGGGCAACACTTAGCTCAGCCGATTTGCGCGGTACAGATTTGAATTGTACAAACCTAGAAAAAGCCAACCTAAAGGGAGCGAATCTAAGTGGGGTGGTAAATCTGGAAAAGGCAAAACTCGCAGGCGCAATTATGCCAGATGGCACAATTCACGAATGA
- a CDS encoding protein phosphatase 2C domain-containing protein: MQNSVAKHYLWALGEGIKGCKPGDLIAGRYLVKRDRLLVDTQPEHLPELPEDIPSVVTPYLRLFAYQLHVPQVYGLVSSKMSKLSGDIWLLENGPILKVTESLMPELADSWKGSAAMRQLNWLWQMAQLWQPCIAQGVASTLLTPELLRVEGQLVRFLELQPDRKPPHLSQLGKLWQQWLEDAHPAIANFLRQLCQQMVAGQVRHGEQLMGQLDKALAKCGRFYDRHVEIATGTDVGRSRAHNEDACYPPSGTLFAGSPGAEACAIVCDGIGGQDGGEVASEEAIGVLRDKLQQMPLHQANWDPLSLTSKLERAACAANDKIASRNDSEHRQGRQRMGTTLVMGLAHIHELYVAHVGDSRAYWITRTGCYQVTLDDNVACREVRLGYSLYRDALEQVAAGALIQALGITSSNTLHPTVQRFPVDEDCVLLLCSDGLSDKDRVEECWETEILPILDGSINLAKARDRLIEIANTRNGHDNVTVALIHCQAHLREDGNTFTELSVAPLDTPIELISDSEDMPTDLTESTSLGEGNSPGKTLLLQQEKSKSSFSLLLKILFLLGLGGVFAYFFIPPVGRAIDTAGESIFGKRGLINARSTPEKTVESVPSPVKSLETGSFIEIKSSGAGKVEKEGESLNLRVAIGELTVKGVVPAGSFLQVTNKQLTPQGNWLELKVCSIPESVRSNSPKPESNKDFSTVSKPPQNPSPAVATPTPSPSPAVKPTVEVESAKLQAGEIGWIQEQDAISKVVPNLVLNPTQQGKCLVNSDSNPNAN; the protein is encoded by the coding sequence ATGCAAAACTCTGTGGCAAAACACTACTTATGGGCTTTAGGTGAAGGGATCAAAGGGTGTAAGCCAGGCGATCTGATCGCTGGTCGCTACTTGGTCAAGCGCGATCGACTTCTGGTCGATACTCAACCCGAACACTTGCCGGAACTGCCCGAAGACATTCCGAGTGTTGTCACTCCTTATCTGAGACTGTTTGCCTATCAGTTGCACGTACCTCAAGTATACGGGCTGGTATCCTCCAAGATGAGCAAGCTCTCGGGAGATATCTGGCTGCTGGAAAACGGGCCGATTTTGAAGGTGACGGAATCTTTAATGCCGGAATTGGCGGATTCCTGGAAAGGATCGGCAGCGATGCGCCAGCTCAATTGGCTGTGGCAAATGGCCCAGTTGTGGCAGCCGTGTATCGCTCAGGGCGTGGCTTCGACACTGCTGACTCCGGAACTGCTGCGGGTGGAAGGTCAATTGGTGCGGTTTCTGGAATTGCAGCCCGATCGCAAACCGCCTCATTTGTCGCAGTTGGGGAAATTGTGGCAGCAGTGGCTCGAAGATGCTCACCCGGCTATTGCCAATTTTTTGAGGCAACTTTGCCAGCAAATGGTTGCCGGTCAAGTGCGCCACGGCGAACAACTGATGGGCCAGTTGGATAAAGCTTTGGCAAAGTGCGGCCGATTTTACGATCGTCACGTTGAAATTGCCACGGGCACGGATGTAGGCAGATCCCGGGCTCACAACGAAGATGCTTGCTATCCGCCCAGCGGTACGCTGTTCGCAGGAAGCCCGGGTGCGGAAGCTTGCGCGATCGTCTGCGACGGCATCGGCGGACAAGACGGCGGCGAAGTCGCTTCGGAAGAAGCAATTGGTGTGCTGCGCGACAAGTTGCAGCAAATGCCCCTACATCAAGCTAATTGGGACCCGTTGAGCCTGACTTCCAAGCTGGAACGGGCTGCTTGTGCTGCTAACGACAAGATAGCCAGTCGCAACGACAGCGAACACCGCCAAGGCCGCCAGCGGATGGGAACTACGCTAGTTATGGGTTTAGCCCACATTCACGAACTCTACGTCGCCCACGTCGGAGACAGTCGGGCTTACTGGATTACCCGCACCGGCTGCTATCAAGTTACTCTCGACGATAATGTGGCTTGCCGCGAGGTGCGTTTGGGCTACTCTCTCTACCGGGATGCTTTGGAACAAGTGGCCGCCGGAGCTCTGATTCAAGCTTTGGGGATTACTTCGTCCAACACTTTGCACCCGACTGTGCAGCGTTTTCCGGTGGATGAAGACTGCGTTTTGCTGCTGTGTTCCGACGGTTTGAGTGATAAAGACCGGGTTGAGGAATGTTGGGAAACGGAGATTTTGCCAATTCTCGACGGTAGTATTAATTTGGCTAAGGCGCGCGATCGACTGATTGAGATTGCTAATACTAGAAACGGTCACGATAACGTCACTGTTGCTTTAATTCACTGTCAAGCACATTTGAGGGAAGACGGCAATACTTTTACAGAACTGTCTGTCGCACCTTTAGATACGCCGATCGAACTAATTTCCGATAGCGAGGATATGCCAACGGATTTGACCGAGAGCACAAGCCTTGGGGAGGGGAATTCTCCAGGAAAAACGCTGTTGTTACAGCAGGAAAAAAGCAAAAGTTCATTTTCGCTGCTGTTGAAAATTTTATTTTTATTAGGCTTGGGGGGTGTATTTGCTTATTTTTTCATCCCTCCGGTGGGTCGCGCGATCGATACTGCCGGGGAATCGATTTTCGGGAAACGCGGTTTAATTAATGCTAGAAGCACGCCAGAAAAAACTGTTGAATCTGTACCTTCTCCGGTCAAATCTTTAGAAACCGGCTCGTTTATAGAGATTAAAAGTTCTGGGGCTGGGAAAGTAGAAAAAGAGGGCGAGAGCTTGAATTTGCGAGTCGCAATCGGTGAGTTGACTGTCAAAGGAGTAGTCCCAGCCGGCAGCTTTTTGCAGGTGACAAACAAACAGCTTACGCCTCAAGGCAATTGGTTGGAATTGAAAGTTTGTTCGATTCCTGAAAGTGTGCGATCGAACTCTCCCAAACCTGAGTCAAATAAAGATTTTTCTACAGTTTCAAAACCCCCACAGAATCCATCTCCCGCTGTGGCAACTCCCACTCCCTCGCCTTCCCCGGCGGTTAAGCCAACAGTTGAAGTAGAAAGCGCCAAGCTGCAAGCGGGGGAAATCGGATGGATTCAAGAACAAGATGCCATTTCTAAGGTAGTGCCTAACCTAGTCTTAAACCCAACTCAACAGGGGAAATGCCTTGTTAATTCTGACTCAAATCCCAATGCTAATTAA
- a CDS encoding ion transporter — protein MVLILSSMLTRSQIGFYLEDIETPIGRTVNLTLTGLILLSSTSFIAETYPISETVRINLQTLDTALLVVFVFEYLLRLWCAENRVKFIFSFFSIIDLLAILPFLLGFVNVSFIRIFRWFRILRLIRFLELKISIFRISSEDGAIFARILFTLLAIIFVYSGLIYQVEHPANPESFGTFLDAVYFSVVTMTTVGFGDVTPISESGRFLTILMILTGIALIPWQLGDLIKHLVKSANQVEAVCKGCGLSVHDTNARFCKMCGSQLDI, from the coding sequence ATGGTATTAATTCTCTCATCTATGTTAACCCGATCGCAAATTGGATTTTATCTCGAAGATATCGAAACTCCTATTGGCCGAACCGTAAATTTAACTCTTACCGGACTAATTCTCCTCTCTTCGACCAGCTTCATCGCCGAAACTTACCCGATTTCGGAAACTGTTAGAATTAATTTGCAAACTCTCGATACAGCGCTTTTAGTTGTTTTTGTGTTTGAGTATTTATTGCGGCTGTGGTGTGCCGAAAATCGAGTAAAATTTATTTTTAGTTTTTTTTCAATTATTGATTTGCTGGCAATATTACCATTTTTGCTGGGATTTGTCAACGTTAGTTTTATCCGAATTTTTCGCTGGTTTAGAATTCTCCGACTCATCCGCTTTCTGGAATTGAAAATTTCTATTTTTCGCATCAGCAGCGAAGATGGGGCGATTTTTGCTCGGATTTTGTTTACTTTGCTGGCAATAATTTTTGTTTATTCTGGTTTGATTTATCAAGTCGAACATCCGGCAAATCCCGAAAGTTTTGGAACTTTTTTGGATGCTGTTTATTTCTCGGTTGTCACGATGACCACCGTGGGATTTGGCGATGTTACTCCGATTTCGGAATCCGGCCGTTTTCTGACTATTTTGATGATCTTGACGGGAATTGCTTTGATTCCTTGGCAATTGGGGGATTTGATTAAACACTTAGTTAAAAGTGCTAATCAAGTAGAAGCTGTTTGTAAAGGTTGCGGTTTGTCTGTACACGATACTAATGCTAGATTTTGTAAAATGTGCGGCAGTCAGTTAGATATCTAA
- a CDS encoding NAD(P)H-quinone oxidoreductase subunit M — protein sequence MQLKSTTRHIRIYTAILEDNELVPSNDLLTLDIDPDNELNWNDESVKQVQAKFDQLVDAYEGEDLTEYNLRRIGSELEHLVRSLLQKGQISYNLNGRAVNYSMGLPQVDSKVHL from the coding sequence ATGCAGCTCAAGTCAACAACCCGCCATATTCGCATATACACCGCCATCCTCGAAGATAACGAACTCGTACCCAGCAATGACCTTTTGACCCTCGACATTGACCCAGATAACGAACTTAACTGGAACGACGAGTCAGTCAAACAGGTACAGGCCAAATTCGACCAACTCGTAGACGCTTACGAGGGCGAAGATTTGACCGAGTACAATCTCCGCCGCATCGGTTCGGAGTTGGAGCACTTGGTACGATCGCTCCTCCAAAAAGGCCAAATCAGCTACAATCTCAACGGCCGCGCTGTCAACTACAGCATGGGATTGCCTCAAGTTGATTCCAAAGTTCACCTGTAA
- a CDS encoding CsgG/HfaB family protein gives MKTTTISRLTSISLATLMLAGVSVNATATPASTQPPTQLAQATAKKRLVVMDFDYGTTNSYYTSYRGVGAAKGISELLINELVNNGTYTVVDRSKLEQALKQQNRSGAMDAGTAAEIGKQLGVDAVLIGTITKFNIDKQSGGGSFMGIGAGSQKTKATVQIDVRLIGTASGDILATAKAVGEADQSDSNISVRGISGNSGNSNEDSLLSAAVDKAVSQMVTKLAEVSKKLG, from the coding sequence ATGAAAACAACCACTATATCTCGCTTAACCAGCATTTCTCTCGCTACCCTAATGTTAGCAGGCGTTTCAGTCAACGCTACCGCCACGCCAGCCAGCACCCAACCCCCAACCCAACTCGCCCAAGCTACTGCCAAAAAGCGCCTCGTCGTCATGGATTTCGACTACGGCACCACCAACAGCTATTACACTTCCTACAGGGGAGTCGGCGCGGCCAAAGGCATCAGCGAACTGCTAATCAACGAACTCGTCAACAACGGCACTTATACAGTAGTCGATCGCAGCAAACTCGAACAAGCGCTCAAACAGCAAAATCGCAGCGGCGCGATGGATGCCGGGACAGCAGCCGAAATTGGCAAACAATTAGGAGTTGACGCCGTGCTCATCGGCACCATTACCAAGTTTAATATCGACAAACAATCCGGCGGCGGCAGTTTCATGGGAATCGGCGCCGGTTCACAAAAAACCAAAGCTACCGTTCAAATAGATGTGCGGTTAATCGGTACAGCTTCGGGAGATATTCTTGCCACTGCCAAAGCAGTAGGAGAGGCAGATCAAAGCGATTCTAATATTTCTGTCAGAGGTATCAGCGGCAATTCTGGCAACAGCAATGAAGACTCACTTTTGAGCGCGGCAGTTGACAAAGCCGTATCTCAAATGGTGACTAAACTGGCAGAAGTATCTAAGAAATTAGGTTAG